A region of the Stieleria neptunia genome:
TCGGTCTGCCCTCGGCCCGGGACTTCAAGTCGTCTAACCAGCCAATTCTGCAACATCGTCACATCCGTCCCTGATCCCCCACCATTGGACGGACACGTCAGAAAGTGCGAGCCGCCCCGCCGCGTCGCGGGAAAAACGCATCTCGGGAAAAACGCGTCGCGGTTCGCGACGGGACTCGTCAAGGCTTTCGCGGAGGCTTCAGCCCGAAAGAGGAATCTGGATGAGAGAACGCCGACAAAGCACTAACTCAGCGGCAACGGGCTACCCGTTAACGCGTCGATCGCCGCGCCGATCCACTTCGCCTCGATCACCCGGCCGGAACGATTGACGATCAGCCACGGTCGGGCCCGCCGGATCACGCCCTTTTCCAGAAAGTCGCCGAACAATGTCACACGCTGCGCCCGGTCGGGGTCGATCGGTCCCGACCCTCCCACATCCTGGGGACCGAGAAGGACCGCCGCGGCGGAATCGCCATCGTCCGCGTGATGCACGCGGCATCCCGAGGCGGCAACGCGCTCGACGCGGGCCCCCTCTCGCGCGGGCAAAACCAGATCGAGTGAGGGGTGGGCATCCAACAGCGTCGTCTGGATCGAAACCAGCAATTCAAAGCAAGCGTGGTTCCGGTCAACGGCAAACCCATCCCACTCAACCGGCCGGACGACCAACCGAAACCCGAACTGACGGTCGTCGGATTGGGGAAAGGACAGATGCAACTCGTCGCCACGGACGAATTGTTCGTCCAAACGCGGCAACGTTTGATTCCCCGGCTGATCGCTCGCCTGATCGCTCGCCTGATCACGCTGGGCAACCAGGCGGATGGCCTGGTCCCCGACGTGCAGCGCGACTCCATCGCGGCCTCCACGGGCTTCGATTCGCCAAACCGAATCTTCGACCTGCCAGGCCGCGATGCCGATTCGATTGGGGGCCGTCAACCACATTCCGTTCAGCTCGCGTATTCGGCGCCGAAGAATTCTTTGCTGTCGTCGACGTTCGGCTTGATCGTGCGGGCACCTTCTTGCCAGTTGGCCGGGCACACTTCGCCATTTTCTTCAAAGAATTGAAGTGCCTTGACCATTCGCAGGGCTTCGTCGACGCTTCGGCCCAACGGCAGGTCATTGACCACTTGATGGCGCACGACGCCTTCCTTGTCGATCAGGAACAAACCGCGCAAGGCGACGCCGCCGTCGAGCAAGACGTCGTAGTCACGCGAAATTTGTTTGTTCATGTCCGCCACCAAGGGATAGGCGGTCTTGCCGATGCCGCCGGCGTTGCGCGGCGTGTTGGTCCAGGCCAAGTGGCTGAAGTGGCTGTCGACCGAAACACCCAGAATCTGCACGCCCAGCTCGGCGAATTCCGACTCACGATCGGAAAACGCGATGATCTCGGTCGGGCAGACGAAGGTGAAATCCAGCGGCCAGAAGAACAGCAGGACGTACTTGCCCTTGTAATCGCTCAAGGAAATTTCTTTGAACTGGCCGTCGGGCAGAACGGCTTGTGCTTTGAAGTCAGGGGCCTGTTGGGTAACCAATACGCTCATGGGACCGGTCAAAACTCGCAGTCGAGGAAGGTTCGAGGTGAACGGCGACTCCAGACGAATCGCCCTAGCCGGGCGGAACGTCGCCGCTCCGCCGTTACCCCACACTATCCAGCAGGTGCAAGTTTCGGACAAGCGGGCGTAGAAAAAACGCCCACCGGCATCCATCCATCCGCATCACTCTGCCGGCGGACGCCGCGGCCGTTCTCCGCCAGGCGCGTCGCCACCGCGATCCCCGCCGGGTCGCCCACCGCCGCCGCGACGCATGTTGCCCATCCGCGCCTGCATCGCCTTTTCGATCTCCTCACGCGACAGTTTGCCGTCTTCGTTGGTGTCCGCGCGGTCCAGCATCGCGGCCATCCGTTCGGGCAATTCGTCGGCAGCCAGCAAGCCGTCGCCGTCCTTGTCCTGGGTCATCAACCGATCCAGCATGGCTTTGGGATCGCCGAACCCGGCTCCGCGACCACCGGGACCTCCCGCCCCATCGCCGGGGCCGGGACCACGTCCGGCGTCACCCTCACGGGGCCCGCGCCCGCCGGGACCGTCCGGTCCGCGGTCACCAAAGCCACGTCCGCCCGGTCCGCCGCGCGAGGGCGCCATTTCTGCCGAATCCAGCTTGCCGTCGTTGTTTTTGTCCAGCGTTTTCAGCGCCACACTGGCGTTGGCAATCTCAGTTGCGGAAAGGACGCCGTCTTTGTCGGCATCCAATGCGGCCATCACCGGCAGCCGCATCAGCATCTGCGCTCCAGAGCCGCCCGGTCCTCCGGGGCCACCGAATCCGCCACGTGGGCCAGTCTGGTCGCCCTGTCCACCGCGTCGGCCGCGGGGACCCCCTCGCTCGCCGGGCTGTCCCCCCTCGCGAGCCTCGGGACGGCCGCGTCGCCGGCCCTCCTCGGACTCCTGTGCCATGGAATGGGAAGCGGAAATCGCGACGGCGAGCCCCGCGACACCACAAAGGGTCAGCCGCAAGGCGGTCTTGGTTCGAATCTTCATTGGATGGTTTCCCGGCGTGATGAGCAAACGTTTAGCGGCCAACAACCTCGATTGCCGCCTGTTTCGCAGGACTCGAAAGATACTTCCCCCACACACCCATCAAAGCGACGAAGTTGGCGGTAGAATCGAGACTGCGAAGGCCGACAAGTGTTTGTCGGCCCAGTGATTGAACGCCGTGCGATCGCCAGGGTTTCGCCGGCTCAGCCGAATTAAGCAGGGCCAGCCGAATTAAGCAGGGCCAGCCGAATTAAGCAGGGCCAGCCGAATTAAGCAGGGCCAGCCGAATTAAGCAGGGCCAGCCGAATTAAGCAGGGCCAGCCGAATTAAGCAGGGCAAGTCGAATTAAGCAGGGCCAGTCGATTTCATTCGCCGAACCACTCAACACTTCCGGGCAAACCGATGAGTGAACCAGACCGTGATCCGCCGCCAGAATTGTTCGACAATGACGGCAGCTACATTTGTGACAGTTGCGGCGAAGAGATCGTGATCCCGTTGGACCCGGTCGCCGGACACTCCCAAACCTTTGTCGAAGATTGCCCGGTTTGCTGCAATCCGAGCGTGATCCATGTCGATTGGGAGGGCGCCGAAGCACGCGTCTGGGCGGAATCGGAACAAGATCGATTCTGATCTCGCCCCCCCCCCCCGCACCTTTCCCTTTGTCCTACACCCTGCGAGAACACCCTTCATGCGACTTCCACCCTGGGCCATCGAAGCCATCCGTAACGGCGTTGCCGATGTGGCCCGCAAAGCGAGCGACACCGAAACGATCACGCGGGTCAAGGCACAGGCCGCCGAATTGCTCCGCGACCTGCCCGAAAATGCCTCACGCGGCATCGACGCACTCGTCAAAACCGCCAGCGAGACCGCCCGCGGCGCGATCGACCAGGGCCGCGAATCGATGCTCCGCTGGACCGAGCGTCAAACCGATCTGGCGGTCCGCTGTCTCAATGCCGGCGGCGTGCTGCTCTCCCGCCACGGCAGCGGAATCTCGCTCTCCGATCATGTCTTGCAACTCGGTTGCGAGGTGCTCCGCGGAGACTGCGTGGACAACGACCTGGAACAACAACTGGATCGTTCGCTGACACGCTTGCTCGATGTCGACGGTCACGCCGTCGCCGTGGCCACCAGCCTCGACGCGGCGATCGCATCGCTAAGCGTCTTGGCCAAAGAGCGAAAACTGGTGATGCACCGCAGCCAGGCGATTCGTCTGCCCTCGGGCACTCCGCTGCCCGATGCCTTCGCCGGTCTGACGCTGACCGAATGCGGCGGCGTCCAAACGTTGGAACCGAGTGACTTTGACGGCATCGACCACGCCTGCGTGATCCTGGCCGACGATGGGATGCACCCCGTCACGCCGATTCCGATCAATGGCCGCGACGTGATCAGCGTCGCCGTCCTTCCCGTCGCCACGATTCACCAAAGCCATGAATCGATCCCCAGCGCCGAGTCGCTGCTGCGATCGGGAATCGATTTGGTCGTGCTGCCCGGCGGCCCGCTGACCGGTGGCACAACCGCGGGCATCATCGCCGGAAAAAAATCGCTGATCGAATCCATTCAACAGGACAGTCGCTGGAACACGCACGCCGCGGCCGCCGGAATCGTCGCCATGACGGTCGCCGCCATGACCGCGCCGTCCCCCAACCCGTTGTCGGTCTTGATCGATACCGGTGAAGACAACTTGCGCAGTCGCGCCGAACGGATGGCGACCCGGCTGACCGCCGACGAATCGATCGCCAGCTGTCAGATCACCGACCGGCCGGCCCGGCTTGTCGCGGACGCCCGCTGGCAGTTCCCCTCACGGCAACTCAATTTGCGGCACCAAACGCTCTCGGCCGAACACTGGGCGAATCAACTGATCAAACAAAACCCCGCCGTGCTGACCACGATCGACGGCGACAACCTGGTCGTCGACTTCCGCTGGCTGCCCGCCGGCGAAGACGCCACCCTGGCCGACGCACTGGGTTCCAGTGAAACAACCGAGACGGCTGCCGCCGGCACCGATGATCACTAACCGATGGCGCGTCGGTTGCATCGGCCGACAGCCTGCGAATCAGTGATCTCCACTCCGTGGCCGCCCCCTCCAGAACTTGCCGATCTCCCAAGCGTACTCGCTCGGGATGAAACGTTCGAATCCGGCGCCCGGATAGTTCGTCAGCTCGCCGATGTATAGCTGCCGGCCGATCACGTAGAAGTCGACGCGCAGGAACTCGAACGGCTCGGCCAGGGTCTCGGCCAGCTCGATCATGCGTGGCAAACACGCAGGACACAGATCTGGTTCGTGCTTCTGCAGCGTCCAACGCGCCGGCAGCGGGTTCCATTGTGGGTCGTACACGTTGCGAGTGTGCTGATCGAAGCGGCCGCGATCCACCTGCAGGAAACGCACCTTGCCGCCGATGACATAGGCCTTGTAGTCGGGCGGCGGTCCGCCGCCGTCATCGCTCAATAACGTCTCTGCCATCAACCGACGTGGCACACCACGATAGCACCATTCGCGATTGACGTGGCTGTAGCAGCGTCTCAGCCAGCAGCGCATCCGGTCCCGCACCTCGTCCTCGTCAAGCTCGTCCTCGGCCCGTACGATCAGCACCTGGCCACTGGCAGCGGTGGGCTTGAGCACCAGCGGACGCGGCAGGGCCGACAGCGGCACGTCTTCGGGCCGGTTCCACACGCCCAGCAACGGCACCAGCACATCGGCACCGACGCGTTGGGCAATGTAATGGCGCGACTCAATCTTGTCGGCCGGAATGCGCAGCATCGGATCGCGACAGCGCAGCATGTATTCGTGGATGTGCTCGTTGAAGCTGCGGGGGTGCCGATAATCGGGCCAGGTGCCGAAGTAGGCGCGATAGCCCAGACGCAGGTAGACGCTGTCGGGGAACGGCCACAGCAGGACGCGGCCGATGCTGACCGACAGCTTGTGTAAGTCGTATTCCCGCCAACAGCGCACCAGCGCCATGACGGAACTTCGCAGGCCCCGCCGCCAGCGTTTGGGCGGTTCGCATGGAGGATTAGACAGAGCTTCGATGCTGACGGTTGCCTTCGTTCGGCTTACAAGAGAGCCCGTACTGCAGCGGGGGGTTTGGCGGTGACATGAGGAACCGATCGCAACGTTGATCACTCGCAATCGATCGAGGGAGCCCCTCACTCCGTTCAGAATACGTCAAAGAACCAAGACGCTCAAGACAAGCCGGGAAGCCCCCCGGGTTGCCAAGGACC
Encoded here:
- a CDS encoding CPXCG motif-containing cysteine-rich protein, whose translation is MSEPDRDPPPELFDNDGSYICDSCGEEIVIPLDPVAGHSQTFVEDCPVCCNPSVIHVDWEGAEARVWAESEQDRF
- a CDS encoding peroxiredoxin — protein: MSVLVTQQAPDFKAQAVLPDGQFKEISLSDYKGKYVLLFFWPLDFTFVCPTEIIAFSDRESEFAELGVQILGVSVDSHFSHLAWTNTPRNAGGIGKTAYPLVADMNKQISRDYDVLLDGGVALRGLFLIDKEGVVRHQVVNDLPLGRSVDEALRMVKALQFFEENGEVCPANWQEGARTIKPNVDDSKEFFGAEYAS
- a CDS encoding EF-hand domain-containing protein translates to MKIRTKTALRLTLCGVAGLAVAISASHSMAQESEEGRRRGRPEAREGGQPGERGGPRGRRGGQGDQTGPRGGFGGPGGPGGSGAQMLMRLPVMAALDADKDGVLSATEIANASVALKTLDKNNDGKLDSAEMAPSRGGPGGRGFGDRGPDGPGGRGPREGDAGRGPGPGDGAGGPGGRGAGFGDPKAMLDRLMTQDKDGDGLLAADELPERMAAMLDRADTNEDGKLSREEIEKAMQARMGNMRRGGGGRPGGDRGGDAPGGERPRRPPAE
- a CDS encoding ATP-grasp fold amidoligase family protein produces the protein MALVRCWREYDLHKLSVSIGRVLLWPFPDSVYLRLGYRAYFGTWPDYRHPRSFNEHIHEYMLRCRDPMLRIPADKIESRHYIAQRVGADVLVPLLGVWNRPEDVPLSALPRPLVLKPTAASGQVLIVRAEDELDEDEVRDRMRCWLRRCYSHVNREWCYRGVPRRLMAETLLSDDGGGPPPDYKAYVIGGKVRFLQVDRGRFDQHTRNVYDPQWNPLPARWTLQKHEPDLCPACLPRMIELAETLAEPFEFLRVDFYVIGRQLYIGELTNYPGAGFERFIPSEYAWEIGKFWRGRPRSGDH